The Sorangiineae bacterium MSr11954 DNA segment TCACCGTTGCGCACCGTTCGTGCCGGGTGGACAAGACGTCGAAGAGCAGCTCTCCGCCGGCTTTTTCAAACGGTACAAAGCCAAGTTCGTCCACCACCAAGAGTGAAACCCTTCGCAGTCGCTCTTGCAGGCGAGAAAGAGCGCGTGCATCCCGGGCCTCGGTCAGTGCCCGGACCAAGTCGGAGGCGCGGTAAAAGAGCACGTGGTGGCCGCGCTTGATGGCCTCGATGGCGAGCGCGATGGCCAAGTGCGTTTTTCCGGTGCCCACGGGGCCCAAGATCACGATGTTGCGCGCCGTCGGAATCCAGGCACCACGAGCCAAGTCTTCGACGCGGGCGCGTTCGAGACCGTGTGGCCTCCGCCAATCGAATTGCGACATCGTTTTGTGCACGGGCAGACGAGCCGCTCGCATGCGGCGCCCAATCGCGTGCTCGGCGCGGACTGCGAGCTCGGCGTCGAGCAACGCCCGCAAGTACTGCAACGGTGACCAGCCTTCGGCCAGCGATTGACGTCCCAGCGTTTCGCACTCTCGTGCGACGGTCGGCAGCTTGAGTACGCGCGTATGGGCGCGTACGGCGGCCAAGAGCACGTTGTCGGTGCTCATGCCGATGCCCTCTCGAGAAGCACGTCGTAGCGCGATAGGTCGGGCGTCTCGACCGCGTATTCCGATAATGCCAGCGGGACAGCGGCGAGGGTTTCGGTGCGCCTTGTGCGTTGCAGAAAGGGCACCAGCGTACCGCACGCAAGGGCGGTGATGATGGCTCGCTTGACCCGACCGACTCCCTCGCGGTCAGCGCGCTCCAACCACGGAGCCAGTCTTCGTGCAGCTTCGATCAGGTCGGGCGAATACCGATTGCAAAGCGTCTCCCAGAGCTCGGGCCATGGTGAGCCGAATTGTGCCACCAACTCGTGAGCGACCTGGCGCAGAGCTTGTGGCTTGCGCGATAGTGGCAGTAACAAATGCCGATAGTCGATACTTCGGCCACCGAAGGCCACGCGAGGATGGCAGATGGTCTCGTCGCCTTTGGCGAAGGTGACGGTGTCGATGCCTAGGAATAGGTCGACCATCTGACCGCACCACCGACTGGGCACCGAGTAGTGAGCGCCCGCGACGAGGTAGCTGGCGTGGTGGCGAAGCTGCACGGTGCGCACCTGGCGGCCGTCAAAAGGCGCTGGGAGAGGCCGCAGCGCGCTGCGCTCGCGGGCCCAGGCCTCGACGTACATCGGATTGCGCGAATGCTGAGCATCGAGGCGTGCTTGCAAAGCCGTGGTCATGGCGGCAAGTGATTCACCGCGCGGAATGGGCACCAAATGCTGGCGACGTACGTGTCCTCCGCGGCGCTCGACTCCTCCCTTGTCGTGGCCTTCGCCGGGGCGGCAAAAACGTGGCTCGAAGGCGTAGTGGGCGCAAAGCGCGGCAAATCGGGGCCGAAGCAGCCGTGGCGCCCCAACGAGGATCTTGGCCACGGCAGCGCTCAAGTTGTCATAGGCCACGGCGGCCACCACCCCCGCGAAGTAGGTAAACGCCGCAACGTGAGCCGCTAAGAACCAAGTGGCGTCTTGTTGCGCGCAGAGCATGGCGAAGTCGCGCCCTGAGTGCATCAAGCGCATCACGAACATCCACGCCTTCTGGCGAATCCCCGAGGGCTCGACCCACACCTCGAAAAAATCCACCTGTGCGAGCTCGCCCGGCGTGTACACCAGGGGAACAGTCACCTCACGCTCACCGCTCCGGAATTCGGCCACCAATCGCCGCACGGTGCGCTCGCTCGCCGTGTGCCCGTTTTCACGCAATAGCTCCCACAGCCGCTTGGCCGTCAGCCGCTGTTTGCCCGCCGTAAAGGATCGGCGCGCTCGCCAGATAGCCGCGGCCGCCGTGGCCACCTCGTCGCGCACCGGGCTTGGTCGGACCTGTTTTTCTGGCCTTGGAACCGGAATCTTGTTGGCCCTCACGTATCGCCGAATCGTGTTTCGCGACAATCCGAGCTCCCGCGCCACTTCTCGAATCGGAACCCCTTCGCTCGCCACCTTGTGTCGAATCACTGCCACCACGTCCATCGGCACCATCCCCGGACGACGACTCCATCGCCCGCTCGCCTGTCCACCCCTTTCAGGGGTGGGTCAATTTTCCCTGGCCGAAACTGCTCCCCCCCGCGCTTCGCTCCGCCGGGTGGGTCAATTTCTGGTGGCCGTCGTGGGTCAATTTAACGTGGCCGCGTACAGGAGAGCTGCCATCCGGTTTCGCCAACCCGTTGCATCAAACCGCCCGGCATGCGGTCGAGAAGGGCACCGAGTCCGAGCTCACGGCAGATCGTTTCGGCTTCGACGAGATCCTCGGGTCGGGGCGGCCAGCACCGGCCCATGAGCAAATTGAACGCGAACGTGTCGGATAGGACATGGTTCTCGTGAAACTGAGGCGCAGCCGCGATGCGACGTCGCCAAGCATCGGCGCCGAGGGATGCTCGATCCAAGCCGTCCAAGAGCACGAGTCCGGATTCGGGCTCACGCAGCCCGGCGAGCACCGACCCGAACGTCGATTTGCCACCACCCGAGGGCCCTTCGACGAGCAGACGGTCACCCCGATGAATACGAAGCGTGATGTCGTGAAGGGTCGGTTTGCCCTTAAGTCGATGGCGGAAGACAACATTGCGGAGGTCGAGCAGACCGGTGGAGCCCCTCTCATTCCGCTCTTCGCCCGAACGGGGTGAATGGCGCGATGGAACCGGGCAAGGACGACCTCCCGCATGAAAAAGAGGCGCGGCTTGCCGCCACGCGGCCAGCGCCGCCACAAGGGACATGACCCCGCTCGTGAGTCGGACGATCGCACCACGTGCAAGGAGGACGCCTCCAATTCCAAGGGCGATCGCCTCGGGAGACGTCGTCTCGGCAATGAGTGCGGGCCCCAGTGCAACCACGCCGAGGAGGAGCCATACTCGCGGAGGTAGTCCGGTGATCAGCGTGCCGCTCCGATCGAGGTTTCGACCGTCTTCGCAATACGCCGCGAGTGCATGATCTTCGGCGACGTGCCACCCCCTGGGAGGTTCCTGGGCGATTCTCGTACGGTGGCCCAGCATCCCTTCGATCATCTGATTCGTCATCGCAATCCGGCCGCTCGACCAGGTAAGCCACTGTTTGGCGACACGCCGAAGGAACAGGGCGAGGAACGCGATACAGACGAACAAGAGCAGCACCGAAGCGGTGCTCCCCGGCCCGAACCCGAGCACAGGAATCGTGATGGCGAGCTCCACAAACGCCACGAGGCTCACGAATCCTCCATGCATCGCGAGCTCCTCGAGCGCGTCCACCTCGATGACCCGACCAAGTATCGCGCCCATACCCTGATGTCGAATATCTTCCGGATCGAGCTTCAATGTGCCGAGAAGCATGCGCTGCTTGAGCAAGAAGCCCGTTGCGATGTTTGCGGCGCCCTGCCACCACGTCGTCATGACGCGAACAGGGATCAATGTGGCAAGTAGGAGAGCCCACGCGACGAGCCAGCCACGATCCAAATGTCCCCCGAGGATGCCAACGCCAATGACTCGCCACGCAAGGAGCGAAAGAACGAAGCCGACCACGTGCGCGAACGTCATCGTGCGCAGCGTGCGCAAGACTCCGGCTCGCCGGAGCTGGGCATGAAACGGCGCCGAGCGCGAAAGTCGCAGCGACCAGCCAGCATCGAGCGGAAGCTCCCCCACCCGTTCACGTAGCAGTGCACTGCGCACGAGGGGGCGTCGCCGTGCCGAGAGAGGTACATGTTCCAGGAGCGCTTCGACCGCTGGGCCGTGCTCTCGCTCGGCAGCGAAATAGAGCGCCTTGCGGACATCTTCGAGCGGAACGCTTCGCACCGTAGGATCGGGAGTTACGACGCGAGCTCGTTTGCGCGTCGACTCGATGATCGCGATGACATAGGTAGCCTCCTCGGCGTGTACCAGGAGCAGGGCGGGAGCCGCCTGACGCACGAGAAAGTCGATGTCCGCGTGGGTCGCGGAAAGGCTTTCCACCTCCAACCCGAGAACGGATGCCGCATACTCCACACGCGAGGTGGTTGGCCCGCCATCGACGCCCCCAACGGGAATTGAACCCGTGGGATCAGTGTTAGCGGACGTCCGAACCGCTAGACAGTGCAACGCCGGAGGAAAACCGGCGGACTGCGCCAGCGATTCGAGCGCTTCCCCCACGCGCGCCATAGGCCAGCCGAACGCGGCGATCGCCCGCGTCATCCGCCAACCTCTTCCCGAGGAGCGAAATCAGCTTCCGAGAGGCGGCCATCCTGAATCGTGACGCGCCTCCAACTGCACCCGTTCCAGAGCGCGTGTTGCACGTCCTGCGCCGTGCGGAACATGGCGGCGTACCGTGATGTTTCACGAGCCAAGAGCTCGTCCGGCGCACCATCCTCGACCACACGACCATCTTCGACGACGAGCACCCGGTCGAAACTTCGCGTATCCAGTATGTCGTGGGTGATGCACAAGAGCGTCGCGCCCTGCCATCGCGCGCGCCCGCGCGCCAGCAGCTTCTGCCGATGCTCGCGAGCAAGACCTCGGAACGCCTCGTCCAGAATGACGAGCCGGCTGTTCGCACGCATCATTCCGCGACCAAGGCGCACCCGCTGTCCTTCGCCCCCCGAGACGAGCGTCCCGCCCTCCCCCAGCTCCGTCTGCAGCCCATTGGGCAATCGTTCGACCAGATCCAATAGCGCCGCGTCTTCGAGGATCGTTCCCACCCTCCCATTCGTGTCGACCGAAGCCCCATATTCGAGGTTTTCGAGCATCGAACGATTCCAGAGGTGCACCGAAGGATCGACCCATGCCGTTTCGGCGCGTATCCGCGTCCGGTGCTCTCCGCGCAGAGGGACGCCATCGACGAGCACCTCTCCCGCCGCCGGACGATGCCATCCGAGCAGGAGCCCCACAAGGCTCGACTTTCCCGCCCCCGATGGCCCCGCGATCGCCACGTGGCTTCCCTTTGCGATGGCCAGGTCGACGTTGTGAAGGATCGTGTGCCCTGCGGCTCGAATCGAAACATCATGAAGCTCGATTTGCATTCCGGGACCGCCGGAAAGCGGAACAACATCGCGCCATGATTCGCCCGTGGGGCTCACCGGGGTGTCGTCGTCCTCGAGGGCGCCGAGAGGTTCGGTCAAGCGGAGGAGCCGATTGCGCATCGACGGATAAAGAAGGGCCGTGCGTGCAATCTCTTGACCAAGCACCGGAACGTTCAACACCCAGTACACCAAGAGGAGCATCGCCACGGGTTCGGGCGAATGGGCCAGGTACGTGAACACGAGAAGAACGCCAAGCCCAGAACCCGCGAGCTGCAGAATCGCATCGATGACGACCGCAGCGCGCAACCGATCGAAGGCTGCCCGCGTCCATTCGAGTGCCGTTCTCCCGTGCTCGCGACGGAGCGCTCGCTCCGCTCCGTGCGCGCGCACGGGGATGAGCCCCTGGAGGGCGTCGAGGTAATAGCGTGAGAGCGCACCGTCGAATGAACGAACGCGCAGGTCGCGCTCCGACATCGCGCGTTGGGCCAGCCAGGGCACTGCCGTAGACGCAACCACCAGCAGTCCTACGAGCGGCCAACCTCGAGGATGCACCCAGAGCAGCCCTGCGGCGGCCACGCAGAGATCCATTCCGCTGCGCAACAGGCGCCCTCCCAGCAATGGGACCTCACGCACCGGGTGAATCGCATGGCAGCGATGGACCATGTCGGACGTAGGGCGACTCTGGAAGTAGCGATCGTGCAGCCGTGGAATCTTGCTGAGGAACGCCACGCGGAGACGCGTTTCGAGACGTGCCCCCATCCGAAGTACCCCCTTTGCGAAGGTCAGATCGAGCACGAGGAGAATGATGAAAAGGATCACGAGCAACCCGAGCCCGGCCAAGCGCTGTTCGATGACACCGAGATAACGCCCGATGTCGATCACGCCGCGAAGAAGCACCGCCTCGAAGGCACCGCCAACGCTTGCCGCAGCAGCCGACGCGACGAGCACCGCAGGCGCAAAGACACCATCCTTCCGCAGCATCGAACCAAGTTGGCGCAGCGGACGCGCCGGCCGTTCGCGAACCGCCGCTTCGAGCTCGGAAGGAAGTGCCGACAGCGCCGCCCGATCGGCATGCTCACCAAAGATGCGGACGAGTACGGCGCCCGCGACCATGACGTGCTCGATGCCTTCGTCGGCGACGGGCATCGGAGTGACGGACCAGTAGGCCGACGGGATCACCGATTGCGCCACATCGCTCGCGCCGGGCGAATCCAACCACTCCCGTGCCCGTTCGAAGAGCGATGCGCAAAGCGACGCGGCCGCCGCCCCCCTTTCGATGGCGCGCTCGCTCACCAGCGACAGGGTCATTCGCAACGCAGCATCCAATGCAGCAAACGAACGCCATGTTGGGTCACGCTGCGCAAGGTCCGTGAGCCGTGCCCCCATGGTTTGTGCACGGAGCCGCACGAGCCGAGCTCGAAGGGCTTCATGAAACTCCTCCGACTCGGCCCATGCGCGCCACGTCGTTGCCGGCATCGGTGTTCGGTGTACGAACGCCAGCTTTCGCAACGCGGGCAGACCGATCCAAATCCGACCGCGCCCAGGATCCATAAGCTGGACGAGATCTCCCATGCGCCGCCACGCCACGACGAAATGGAGCGCCCCCGCCGGATCACTCGTCAGAAGGAGCGCCGGAAACGGGTCCGCGAGCATCAATTGGTCCACCGGCAGCATCACCTGCCGCGCATCGAGTCCAAAGCGTTGGGCGAGATCCTCGAGGGCGTCGATGGAAGTCCCGTCGACCTCCGTTTGGCAAGCCTCGCGGAGTCGCCCGTAGCTCACGCGCACGCCGAGGCCCTCGAGAAGAGACTTCAGCGATGCCGGACCACAATCCATCATCGACGTTTGAATGACTTCGGGGGCAAAAAAGGGGCGTCTCATCGTCGGGTGATGCGTTCGCGCCGGTCGCCGGCGGGCTCCTGCGGAGGACGGCTTCGACGAAGAATGTCTCCGGCCGCCCGTAATGCGAGCTCCGCCGGGGTCGCGCTCTCCACCTCGACCTCGGCACATCCTGGCAGGCCGTGCTGCATAGGGATTCCTTCGTGAGCCTTCAAAATGACGAATTCGACCCGCGCGCGTCCGCCCCGCACTTCACTCGCAACGTCGGCGACCTGCGCTCGCGTTTCACCGAACTGCGTCCACGGGAATCCGTCGAACCGAACACGTGCGAGTTGCCCCGTGCGGATCCGCCCGAACGCCGACGCCGGTTTGAACTCCGCGACCACGCGCAAATCGCCCCGTGCGACAATGGTACCGACGTGTTCTCCCTCGTCGACGAACGATCCGGGGCGCACGGCGCCAATCTCTCCGATGCGACCGCTCGCGGGAGCACGGATTCTGCGTCGCTCAATCTCGTGCTCGAGCGACTCGATCTTCGCGTGAAGCGGAACGAGCTCCGATTCCAGACGAACGACGTCGAGTTGCAAAGATGCGATGCGCGCGCTTCGGTCGGATTGCCCGGTCATCCACCCACGTTCGAGCTTGCTCTGCTGAGACCGAAGCGCGGCTTCGGCCGCTGCTTTACTCTGAGCTTCTGCTTTGCCGCGAACGGCGTCGATTTCGGCGATTGCTCCGCTTTTTTGGAGGCGCTCGATGCGATCGAACTCGTCGCGAGCCAAGGTGGCGGCAATTCGCGCCTCCTCGCTGCGGCTGGCGGATTCGTCGATAGCGGCCTTTCCTTGATTGCGAAAGTGCGCGAGTGCTTGTTTTTCGGCATCGAGCTCCGCGCGCGTGGCCGCGAGCTTCGGAGCGACGCTCGCGACCCTCGCCCGCACTTCGCTGAGCTCGAGTCGCTGAGGTTCCGCGTCAAGCACCATGATGATATCCCCTTCTTGGACCTCACGGTCGAGCACGAGGTCCACCTTCACGGCTCGACCGGCGATTGGAGCGTCTACGGGATGCGTCGCGTGTAGAACTTCGAGACGGGCCGTTTCGCTCGTTTCGTAAATGGAGACCTTTGCGACGAAGAGCCACACGCTCCACGCCGCAAGAAGCACGGCCGCGACAAGTGCCATGACGTGGCAGCCCTGCAGCGAATCTCTCTCGATCGAACGGAGCGTGCGGCGAAACATGTCAGCCATTGGTGGATTTCGGGCACCAGATTAATCCTACTTTCCGCACGCAGTCTACGAGGCTCTGGGCGTGTTGGCACGAGCTGACATCAAAACACAATCGCGGCGAACGTCAGGCCAGTGGTTCGCAATTCGCTCAAGTGCCGCGACGTTGAGAAAATGTCGCGTTTAGCCGAAGCGCGTGCAAGCCACTGAATCGCACGGGAGTACACCCGAACCAAAGCGATGATGCTCGAAGTCTCCGGAACCTATTGCGCAGCACTTGCTCGACGTGATTGAACAAGCGGTCGCCGATTCCACGTACCGTTTCATTTCCAAAGCGGCTATTGGATCACGCGGTGTCGGTGAATTGTTTATCTTGGAGGTAAATATGACTACAAGAGACGGCAAGGAAACCTTGCCCGTGAAGGAGGAACCCGTGCTGGTGAATCCACGCACGGTGGCCCAGCTCCGAGTTCGCACGCACCTCAAGGGTGGTGTTCCGCCGCCCGTGCCAACGTCCTCCCCGCCCAGGCCGCGAGAGCCCTACGAAGGATAAAGCTTTACCCGCGCCACCAGGGAGCCACCGCGAACGGGGCTCCCTGGTGCGTGGTTCGTTCTACCTAGGAGATCCTCCATGCCGAACTTTTTTGATGAACTCGGAGCACTCGTCGAGGCCACGTGGGTTCGCGCGAATGCAAAAGAGGCTGACTTCCCAAAAATTTGCACCGACATCCTCGCGCGCCGGCCACCGAGCGAGGATGTGGGCATCGACGACGTGATCCGACTGGGCTTCGGCTCCGAACGGCTCGTTCGACAGATTGACGCCGATTCCGATTTCGGCCAGCCCGCCATCACACTCTTCGCCAACGGCCTGTTCTACATCTCCGTTTTGTTCTGGATGGATGCCACGACGGGCATTCACGAGCATGGCTTCAACGGCGCTTTCCACGTCCTCCACGGCCACAGTCTTCACACCACGTTCTCATTCGAAGACCAGCACATCGTGAACGAGCACATGAAGCTCGGGCGCCTTCGAGAGAACACACCGGAAGTGCTGAATCGAGGGGCCACCCGCGAGATCCTTCCACTCGGCGGGACGATCCATTCGCTCTTCCATCTGGGCCATCCGTCGGCAACGGTGGTCGTGCGCACCTATCGGTCCAGCGTCGCGAGGCCGCAGTACACCTACTGGCGACCAGGAATCGCATGCCACGAGGACTACGACCGAAAGGAACTGACGCTGCGCCGCGCGATGATGACGCTCATCTATCGAACGTCACCCGGGAACTTGTTCGACTACGTGCAGCGATGGATGGCGGGGACCGACTTCGTATCGGCGTTCCTCGGCCTTCAGCACTGCTTGTCTCTCGTCTCGGCCGAGGAAGGCGATGAGCTCATCGAACGCGTTCGCCGGAACCACGAGCAGATTGCAACGCTGGCACGAGACGTGACCGAAAATTTTCGGCGTGAGCTCTTCATCACACGCCGTCGCCAAGTCGTGACCGATCCGGAGCTGCGATTCTTTCTCGCCGTACTCCTCAACGTGCGAGGGTCGAAGGATGCCAAACGCATCGTCTCGCAGCAATTTCCCGGAGCGGAGCCCGTGGACCGAATGATCGAGTGGACGCGAGCTTTGGGGAAGCTTCCCCCGATGGATGCCGGTGAAGACTCCGCGCTCGGAGTTCAAGTCGACGACCTGTTGCTCGGCGTGCTGCGAGGGCTCTTGACCGGCGCTCCCGATGGCGACGTCATCGGGAACGCGGAGCGGTCCCTCGGCAGGAGGATCTCCGAACGAGACCGATCCGATCTCCGCGCCCTCTGCGGGGCGCTGAGGGGGTCGGAGCTGTTTCGCTATGTTCTTTCATGACGTGAAGGGCTGGATGCTCGTCCGGCGGCGTGTCGGTCGCCGGACGACCCCGTCATGCACCTCACCGGGTGGATTGTGCGGGCCGAACCATCTCCGAGAGCGCGAAGGCTTCCATCTCCGCGGTGCGTTCGATGGCTGCACGCATCAAGTCGGCACCGAGGTGCCCGGAATTTCGCTCGACGCGCAAAAGCACCGGACCTCCGGTGGAACGAGCTTGCAACATGGCCACGAATTTTCTTGCGTGCATCGGGTCGACGCGGTCATCGCTATCGGCCGACAGCACGAGAACCGCGGGGTACTTCTTGCCCATCACGACATGATGATAGGGCGAATAGGCAAAGAGCGCCGGAAAGTCATCCGCCTTCTTGGGGGAGCCGTACTCATCGACCGCCGTTTGTCCCACAGCCGAAAGGTCGAATCGCAGCATATCCAGAATGGGTACTTCGCAGACGGCCACCCGGAAGAGGTCAGGCCGTTGCGTAATCCCGGCGCCCACGAGAAGCCCTCCGTTGGAGCCGCCGTGCGCCATGATCTTCTCCGGACGGGTGTATCCCTCCCGCACCAAGTATTCCGCCGCCGCGTAGAAATCGTCGAAGACGTTTTGCTTGTTGTGAAGCATCCCGGCGCGATGCCATGGCTCGCCAAACTCGCCTCCCCCACGCAAGCTCGGTACCGCAAAGACCCCACCGCGTTCCAGCCATGGAAATACCGAAGCCTCGAACAACGGGGTCACCGACTTCTGGAACCCACCATACCCATAGAGATAGGCGGGCGCATTCCCGTCTTGGTTCAAACCCTTCGCGTGCACCAAGAACATGGGCACCCGCGTTCCGTCCTTCGATGAATACCAAACCTGCCGGACGACGAAGCGCTCAGAATCCACGGGAACTTTGCTCCGGTACCAAGACTGCATCTCACCCGTCACGACGGAAAGTTCGAAAATCTCCGGAGGATGCGTGAACGACGCGAATTGGACATACGCCGTGGCATCCTCGGAATGACCACTGACGGTGGCATAGCCGAGCCCAGGAAGTCGCACCTCGTGCACGAGCTTTCCTTCGGCATCGTGGATTTCGACATGGCTCGTTGCGTCCTTGAGGTACCCCAGCACCATCTTTTCCCCGATGACGGCCAGGCTCTCCAGTGTCGCATCCGCTCGTTCAGGCACAATCTCTTTCCAAGCGGCGCGCGCGGGCCGCGTGGGGTCGACGGCGAAAACCCGCCCTCGAGGCGCACCTTCGTTCGTCTTGACGTAAAATCGGTCGCGGTACTCTGCAACCTCGTACTGCGCGTTCGTGCCGACGGCCAGCGGAAGCCATCCCCGAGCTTTGCGAAGGTCCTGGTAGTAGACCTCGTTGAATGACCACCCATGCCAAATTTCGGCAAGGAGCCAATGCCCGTTCTGGGTCGCAGAACCGCTCAGGAAGGCTCGAGAATCCCCCGTTCGTGGATGCACGACGCGGTCATTTTTCGGGCTATCGCCGAGCTTGTGGAAGCGCACCTCGCCAAGCCCCATGCGCTCGGAGGGTGGAACCGTCGAAGTGGTCGGCGTGAACCGATAGTAGACCCCGTCACTTTTCGCATTCCACGAGATGGGAGCGTATTGGGTCCCCTCAACCGTATCGACTTCCGATGATTTGCCGCTCGACACGTCTACGATTCGAAGCGTCGTTTCGTCGGAGTTGTTCTTCGACGTGTTGTAAGCGACGTATCGGCCGTCCCAGGAGACGAACACGTCGACCAGCGCAAGGC contains these protein-coding regions:
- a CDS encoding prolyl oligopeptidase family serine peptidase, with protein sequence MRSTPPLRVSSASSSGSSAIRYPATRVEGARELLFGNVVEDPYRWLEDATSPEVVRWISQQDELTRTTLSVLPERASIAARMRELLSVERVEGLQKRGNRYFWWKQEPKQEKRAFWWKDGRNGTERLLLDPNAWSADGSLALVDVFVSWDGRYVAYNTSKNNSDETTLRIVDVSSGKSSEVDTVEGTQYAPISWNAKSDGVYYRFTPTTSTVPPSERMGLGEVRFHKLGDSPKNDRVVHPRTGDSRAFLSGSATQNGHWLLAEIWHGWSFNEVYYQDLRKARGWLPLAVGTNAQYEVAEYRDRFYVKTNEGAPRGRVFAVDPTRPARAAWKEIVPERADATLESLAVIGEKMVLGYLKDATSHVEIHDAEGKLVHEVRLPGLGYATVSGHSEDATAYVQFASFTHPPEIFELSVVTGEMQSWYRSKVPVDSERFVVRQVWYSSKDGTRVPMFLVHAKGLNQDGNAPAYLYGYGGFQKSVTPLFEASVFPWLERGGVFAVPSLRGGGEFGEPWHRAGMLHNKQNVFDDFYAAAEYLVREGYTRPEKIMAHGGSNGGLLVGAGITQRPDLFRVAVCEVPILDMLRFDLSAVGQTAVDEYGSPKKADDFPALFAYSPYHHVVMGKKYPAVLVLSADSDDRVDPMHARKFVAMLQARSTGGPVLLRVERNSGHLGADLMRAAIERTAEMEAFALSEMVRPAQSTR
- a CDS encoding ABC transporter ATP-binding protein/permease, which produces MTRAIAAFGWPMARVGEALESLAQSAGFPPALHCLAVRTSANTDPTGSIPVGGVDGGPTTSRVEYAASVLGLEVESLSATHADIDFLVRQAAPALLLVHAEEATYVIAIIESTRKRARVVTPDPTVRSVPLEDVRKALYFAAEREHGPAVEALLEHVPLSARRRPLVRSALLRERVGELPLDAGWSLRLSRSAPFHAQLRRAGVLRTLRTMTFAHVVGFVLSLLAWRVIGVGILGGHLDRGWLVAWALLLATLIPVRVMTTWWQGAANIATGFLLKQRMLLGTLKLDPEDIRHQGMGAILGRVIEVDALEELAMHGGFVSLVAFVELAITIPVLGFGPGSTASVLLLFVCIAFLALFLRRVAKQWLTWSSGRIAMTNQMIEGMLGHRTRIAQEPPRGWHVAEDHALAAYCEDGRNLDRSGTLITGLPPRVWLLLGVVALGPALIAETTSPEAIALGIGGVLLARGAIVRLTSGVMSLVAALAAWRQAAPLFHAGGRPCPVPSRHSPRSGEERNERGSTGLLDLRNVVFRHRLKGKPTLHDITLRIHRGDRLLVEGPSGGGKSTFGSVLAGLREPESGLVLLDGLDRASLGADAWRRRIAAAPQFHENHVLSDTFAFNLLMGRCWPPRPEDLVEAETICRELGLGALLDRMPGGLMQRVGETGWQLSCTRPR
- the istA gene encoding IS21 family transposase; this encodes MVPMDVVAVIRHKVASEGVPIREVARELGLSRNTIRRYVRANKIPVPRPEKQVRPSPVRDEVATAAAAIWRARRSFTAGKQRLTAKRLWELLRENGHTASERTVRRLVAEFRSGEREVTVPLVYTPGELAQVDFFEVWVEPSGIRQKAWMFVMRLMHSGRDFAMLCAQQDATWFLAAHVAAFTYFAGVVAAVAYDNLSAAVAKILVGAPRLLRPRFAALCAHYAFEPRFCRPGEGHDKGGVERRGGHVRRQHLVPIPRGESLAAMTTALQARLDAQHSRNPMYVEAWARERSALRPLPAPFDGRQVRTVQLRHHASYLVAGAHYSVPSRWCGQMVDLFLGIDTVTFAKGDETICHPRVAFGGRSIDYRHLLLPLSRKPQALRQVAHELVAQFGSPWPELWETLCNRYSPDLIEAARRLAPWLERADREGVGRVKRAIITALACGTLVPFLQRTRRTETLAAVPLALSEYAVETPDLSRYDVLLERASA
- a CDS encoding ATP-binding cassette domain-containing protein, translating into MRRPFFAPEVIQTSMMDCGPASLKSLLEGLGVRVSYGRLREACQTEVDGTSIDALEDLAQRFGLDARQVMLPVDQLMLADPFPALLLTSDPAGALHFVVAWRRMGDLVQLMDPGRGRIWIGLPALRKLAFVHRTPMPATTWRAWAESEEFHEALRARLVRLRAQTMGARLTDLAQRDPTWRSFAALDAALRMTLSLVSERAIERGAAAASLCASLFERAREWLDSPGASDVAQSVIPSAYWSVTPMPVADEGIEHVMVAGAVLVRIFGEHADRAALSALPSELEAAVRERPARPLRQLGSMLRKDGVFAPAVLVASAAAASVGGAFEAVLLRGVIDIGRYLGVIEQRLAGLGLLVILFIILLVLDLTFAKGVLRMGARLETRLRVAFLSKIPRLHDRYFQSRPTSDMVHRCHAIHPVREVPLLGGRLLRSGMDLCVAAAGLLWVHPRGWPLVGLLVVASTAVPWLAQRAMSERDLRVRSFDGALSRYYLDALQGLIPVRAHGAERALRREHGRTALEWTRAAFDRLRAAVVIDAILQLAGSGLGVLLVFTYLAHSPEPVAMLLLVYWVLNVPVLGQEIARTALLYPSMRNRLLRLTEPLGALEDDDTPVSPTGESWRDVVPLSGGPGMQIELHDVSIRAAGHTILHNVDLAIAKGSHVAIAGPSGAGKSSLVGLLLGWHRPAAGEVLVDGVPLRGEHRTRIRAETAWVDPSVHLWNRSMLENLEYGASVDTNGRVGTILEDAALLDLVERLPNGLQTELGEGGTLVSGGEGQRVRLGRGMMRANSRLVILDEAFRGLAREHRQKLLARGRARWQGATLLCITHDILDTRSFDRVLVVEDGRVVEDGAPDELLARETSRYAAMFRTAQDVQHALWNGCSWRRVTIQDGRLSEADFAPREEVGG
- the istB gene encoding IS21-like element helper ATPase IstB — protein: MSTDNVLLAAVRAHTRVLKLPTVARECETLGRQSLAEGWSPLQYLRALLDAELAVRAEHAIGRRMRAARLPVHKTMSQFDWRRPHGLERARVEDLARGAWIPTARNIVILGPVGTGKTHLAIALAIEAIKRGHHVLFYRASDLVRALTEARDARALSRLQERLRRVSLLVVDELGFVPFEKAGGELLFDVLSTRHERCATVITSNLAFSEWNRVFVDDKLTAALLDRLAQHAEVLVTRGPGDRVPAAATKKTDSRSDESKPKATQEVPALTR